From one Lolium rigidum isolate FL_2022 chromosome 4, APGP_CSIRO_Lrig_0.1, whole genome shotgun sequence genomic stretch:
- the LOC124706723 gene encoding serine/arginine-rich-splicing factor SR34-like, which produces MSRRNGCTIYVGNLPEDIREREIEDLFYKYGPIVDIDLKIPPRPPVFAFVEFEDPRDADDAIYGRDGYDFDGQRLRVELAHGGRGASFDRSSSYGSSGRRGAARRSDYRVMVTGLPSSASWQDLKDHMRRAGDVCFSDVYREAGAITGIVEYTNYEDMKHAIRKLDDSEFRNAFSRSYIRVREYNTKRSRSYSRSRSPSCSYSRSRSRSYSRSPRAASRSPSPVKARSSSRSLSPAAPPHDKSASRSPTRSRSLSPSKSPVKSD; this is translated from the exons ATGAGTCGACGGAACGGCTGCACCATCTACGTGGGCAATCTCCCCGAAGACATCCGGGAGAGGGAAATCGAGGATCTCTTCTACAAG TATGGCCCTATCGTGGACATCGACTTGAAAATTCCTCCAAGGCCTCCTGTTTTTGCTTTTGTTGAG TTTGAAGACCCACGTGATGCTGACGATGCGATTTATGGCCGTGATGGATATGATTTCGATGGCCAGAGGTTGCGG GTGGAGTTAGCTCACGGTGGAAGAGGCGCTTCTTTTGATCGATCAAGCAGCTATGGCAGTTCTGGACGCCGTGGTGCAGCTAGACGTTCTGATTACCGTG TTATGGTTACTGGATTACCTTCTTCCGCATCATGGCAAGATCTCAAG GATCATATGCGGCGAGCTGGTGATGTCTGTTTCTCTGATGTTTATCGTGAGGCTGGAG CAATTACTGGAATAGTTGAATATACCAATTATGAAGATATGAAACATGCG ATAAGGAAGCTTGATGATTCAGAGTTCCGTAATGCGTTTTCACGATCGTATATCAGG GTGAGGGAGTACAATACTAAGCGTAGCCGCTCTTACTCCAGAAGCAGAAGCCCCAGCTGCTCGTACTCGAGAAGCAGAAGTCGCAGTTATAGCAGGAGTCCAAG AGCTGCTTCTCGGTCTCCGTCACCTGTTAAAGCAAG GTCATCATCAAGATCCCTATCACCTGCCGCT CCCCCTCACGACAAGTCTGCGAGCAGGAGCCCCACCAGGAGCAGAAGTTTGTCCCCATCTAAGTCTCCT GTGAAATCTGACTGA
- the LOC124706725 gene encoding chaperone protein dnaJ 49-like: protein MEGNKDEALRSVKLAEAALASGDRQRADKFIRIAQRLDPSLPIADLLTTTKKFDPLASHDKTRRGGLCENQRTPKECAGPSSSAEKGYSDENVRVVRDIRKKKDYYAILGVERSSSLEEIRKAYRRLSLKIHPDKNKAPGAEDAFKMVSKAFKCLGNDQSRKTYDQTGALEGHEFNDQYSNATRQRTARRRRQPRNGFYNYEEDIDPDEIFRSFFYGTQYHDNSFRAHNANRARGAARQEQQRREHPVQGGSVMNLTILVHVGVLLLFVLLAFIPVWQPEYALQKTYNYPISTVTEKHGVEYFVSKQDFDLRFPQGSVSRDNLEEQVFRDYRSMLGRNCRVELHRRKWAKNYPTPHCDKIQSLSVQ from the coding sequence ATGGAGGGTAACAAAGATGAGGCTTTGAGGTCTGTCAAGCTTGCAGAAGCTGCACTTGCATCTGGAGATAGACAGCGGGCAGACAAATTCATTCGAATTGCCCAAAGATTGGATCCTAGCCTTCCGATTGCTGATTTGTTGACCACAACCAAGAAGTTTGATCCGCTGGCTTCCCACGACAAGACCAGAAGAGGCGGACTTTGTGAAAACCAAAGAACTCCAAAAGAATGCGCCGGTCCTTCTAGTAGTGCTGAAAAGGGTTACAGCGACGAGAATGTTAGAGTGGTCCGTGATATCAGGAAGAAGAAGGACTACTATGCAATTCTTGGAGTGGAGAGGAGTAGCTCTTTGGAGGAGATTAGGAAGGCCTACAGAAGGTTATCGCTGAAAATTCATCCTGACAAGAACAAGGCCCCTGGGGCAGAAGATGCATTCAAGATGGTCAGCAAGGCTTTCAAGTGCCTAGGCAATGATCAGTCACGGAAGACCTATGATCAGACAGGTGCCCTTGAGGGCCATGAGTTTAACGACCAATATTCCAATGCCACGAGGCAGAGAACTGCTAGGCGAAGGAGGCAACCAAGAAATGGCTTCTATAACTATGAAGAAGATATAGATCCAGATGAGATATTCAGGTCTTTCTTCTATGGTACCCAGTACCATGATAATTCGTTCCGTGCTCACAATGCCAACAGAGCAAGAGGCGCAGCTAGGCAGGAGCAACAGAGAAGGGAGCATCCAGTACAGGGCGGGTCAGTCATGAACTTAACAATACTGGTGCACGTTGGTGTGCTATTACTTTTTGTTTTGTTGGCATTCATTCCAGTATGGCAACCTGAGTATGCCCTGCAGAAGACATACAACTATCCAATATCAACAGTCACAGAAAAGCATGGGGTAGAGTACTTTGTCAGCAAACAAGATTTTGATCTGCGGTTTCCGCAAGGAAGTGTTTCTAGAGATAACCTGGAGGAACAAGTTTTCAGAGATTATAGGTCTATGCTAGGAAGAAACTGCCGTGTAGAACTCCACCGGCGTAAATGGGCCAAGAACTACCCTACACCTCACTGTGACAAGATACAGAGCCTTTCTGTGCAATAA